A part of Hippopotamus amphibius kiboko isolate mHipAmp2 chromosome 16, mHipAmp2.hap2, whole genome shotgun sequence genomic DNA contains:
- the GIPR gene encoding gastric inhibitory polypeptide receptor → MPNCPPWWLLLLPSLWEPLLRRAEAGSEGQTAGELYQRWERYRRECQETLEAEEPPAGLACNGSFDMYVCWDYTAPNATARASCPWYLPWHPHVAAGFVLRHCGSDGQWGPWRDHSQCENPEKNGVFQDQRLSLERLQIVYTVGYSLSLATLLLALLILSFFRRLRCTRNYIHINLFTSFMLRAAAILTRDRLLPPPGPYPGDQAPLLWNQALAACRTAQILTQYCVGASYMWLLVEGIYLHSLLVLVGGSEEGHFRCYMLLGWGAPALFVIPWVIVRYLYENTQCWERNDIKAIWWIIRTPILLTILINFLIFIRILGILVSKLRTRQMRCPDYRLRLARSTLTLVPLLGVHEVVFAPVTEEQARGALRLAKLGFEIFLSSFQGFLVSVLYCFINKEVQSEIRRGWHRCRLRRSLGEEPHQPPERAFRTLPSGLGSSQVAAGRAVCSRTLPGPGGGTSHVLESYC, encoded by the exons ATGCCGAACTGTCCGCCCTGGTGGCTGCTGCTGTTGCCCTCGCTGTGGGAGCCGCTCCTCCGGAGGGCGGAG GCAGGCTCTGAAGGGCAGACGGCGGGAGAGCTGTACCAGCGTTGGGAACGGTACCGCAGGGAGTGCCAGGAGACACTGGAGGCCGAGGAGCCCCCAGCAG gCCTCGCCTGTAACGGGTCCTTCGACATGTACGTCTGCTGGGACTACACTGCACCCAATGCCACGGCCCGCGCGTCCTGCCCCTGGTACCTGCCCTGGCACCCCCACG tggctgcaggcTTTGTGCTTCGCCATTGTGGCAGTGATGGCCAATGGGGACCTTGGAGAGACCATTCTCAGTGTGAGAACCCAGAGAAGAATGGGGTTTTTCAG gaccAAAGGCTGAGCCTGGAACGGCTGCAGATTGTGTACACCGTGGGCTATTCCCTGTCCCTTGCCACGCTGCTCCTCGCCTTGCTCATCTTGAGTTTCTTCAG GCGGCTGCGCTGTACTCGCAATTACATCCACATCAACTTGTTCACGTCTTTCATGCTGCGGGCAGCAGCCATCCTCACCCGAGACCGTCTGCTTCCTCCACCTGGCCCCTACCCTGGGGATCAGGCTCCTCTCCTGTGGAACCAG GCCCTAGCTGCCTGTCGCACGGCCCAGATCCTGACCCAGTACTGCGTGGGTGCCAGCTACATGTGGCTGCTGGTGGAGGGCATCTACTTGCACAGCCTCCTGGTGCTTGTGGGAGGCTCCGAGGAGGGCCACTTCCGCTGCTACATGCTCCTTGGCTGGG GGGCCCCCGCGCTTTTCGTCATTCCTTGGGTGATCGTCAGGTACCTGTACGAGAACACGCA GTGCTGGGAGCGGAACGATATCAAGGCCATTTGGTGGATCATAAGAACCCCTATCCTCCTAACCATCTTG ATTAACTTTCTCATCTTTATCCGCATCCTTGGCATCCTCGTCTCAAAGCTGAGGACGCGACAGATGCGCTGCCCGGACTACCGACTGAG GCTGGCTCGCTCCACGCTGACGCTGGTGCCCCTGCTGGGCGTCCACGAGGTGGTGTTTGCTCCCGTGACCGAGGAACAGGCCCGGGGTGCCCTGCGCTTGGCCAAGCTCGGCTTTGAGATCTTCCTCAGTTCTTTTCAG GGCTTCCTGGTCAGCGTCCTCTACTGCTTCATCAACAAGGAG GTGCAGTCGGAGATCCGCCGGGGCTGGCACCGATGCCGCCTGCGCCGCAGCCTCGGCGAGGAGCCGCACCAGCCCCCGGAGCGCGCCTTCCGGACCCTGCCCTCCGGCTTAGGCTCCAGCCAGGTCGCCGCCGGCCGCGCTGTGTGCTCAAGGACCCTCCCAGGTCCTGGGGGTGGGACCAGCCACGTCTTGGAAAGCTACTGCTAG